The Coleofasciculus sp. FACHB-1120 region GTTCTTCCATTTCACCCCGTTGCTCTGATACTGCTCCAATTTAGCGATCTTATCCTTTGTTAATCCGCCCAATTTAACCGTGTAAGTTTTTTTCTTACACGGATACCTTGAAATACTACTACCGCTATTTATGGGAACCGTAATGGGCAAGTTTATCTCACCCTCCTGGATTTGGCTGAGATGGACACCATACCCTGGTAGACCAGGTATTTGAATGTATGACACGATTTAGTTCCTCTAGTTATTTGAATAATTGCATAGTAGCCCTGTCAAGGTGTTAACCAACAGGTTTTCGTGTTTTGAGCGAATTTGTCTGTATTGATTAGCAATAACCTGAGCTTATTGCTAATGAAATTAGCAACCTTGAAGATGTGCTTTCTGGTTCGCCATAGCTTATACTTGAGACCCTGGTGGTTTTTTTATACTGGCGATCGTCCGTCATCAGGCACTAGCGTAACGCACCAGTTTAAATTCCTATATATCTTCAATTCGGGGCATTTCTTCCGGCGCAATTAGGCAACCTTTACCTCAAAAACAAGTATTTGTGTAAGTTGAGACTGAAATTTTACGATGCTGCAATTTGTTCTCTTATCCAATTTCTAAAAGCTCTCATTGTCTTATTCCTACCAACACCCTTAACCTGACTTAAATATTGGGGAATCACCTCAATCAGTGGTAAATTAGGGAAAATTAGACTAAACTCTGACTCAGTATATTTTTGCTCTTGTAATATATTAATTTGTAACTTACCATTTTCAAATCGCCAAAGCTCAGGCACTCCTAAAGCTTCATAAATACTCGGATGAGTGCGAGAAGTTATATCTATCTCTAAGGCTAAATCTGGAGGTGGGTCGATGGATAAGTCTAATTTTTCTTTTCCTCGTACTGCTGCTTCATTTTGAATATAAAAACAGTTATCGGGTTCTATCCCTTTCAGCATATCCCGGTTTTTAAAAGTAGTAGAACCAAGAGGATAAAAATCAATATCTAGTTCTTCTAGAATAATTTCAATAAAGTTGCTGATAAACAGTTTATTGGTTTCATGCTCTGACAAGGGTGTCATGATTTCTAATATTCCATTGTCATAAGCTACTCTTGACGCACGATGTTCGCCTAACTCTTCTAAGATGGTTTCAAATTCTTGCCAGGTTATATCTTCTAGAAAAACTTTATGACCAGGCGGGATATTAAATCGCTTTAATTCCAATAGCATCTTTAAGCTTCATCTTCAATATTGGAAAGTAGGGTGGGCAATTCCCACCCTACCTTCATTATGAACTAGCGCAACGCACCGGAGGGAATACCCAAAATATCCTCAATCTTGGGCATATCTTCCAGGGAAATTACGCGACCTTCATCCTCAAAATTAGCGATCTGGTCGAAGTTGAGATAGCGATACAAATCACCAGCAAAAGGATGAATTTTCTTCCCAACAATTTCCATATATTCTTGCACTGTGGGAATGCGTCCTAACATCGCACAAACAGCAGCTAATTCGGCAGAACCGAGATAAACTCGCGCATCTTTACCCATGCGATTATTGAAGTTGCGAGTGGAAGTAGAAAATACGGTTGTACCGTCATCCACACGCGCCTGATTTCCCATACAGAGACTACATCCCGGCATTTCTGTACGCGCACCTGCTGCATCAAATACGCTATAAACACCTTCTTCCTTGAGTTGGTGTTCATCCATGCGGGTTGGAGGACAAATCCAGAGGCGAGTTTTAACTGCTGCTTCCCCTTCCAGTACCTTCGCAGTGGCGCGATAATGACCGATATTCGTCATGCAAGAACCGACGAATACTTCCTGCACAGGGTCATTCTGAACCTCGGACAGCAACTTAACATTATCCGGGTCATTTGGTGCGGCGACGATTGGTTCCTTGATTTGGTTCAAGTCAATCTCGATAATTTCCGCATATTCTGCATCTGAATCGGCTTCCATTAATACGGGATTTGCCAACCATTCTTCCATTTTTGCAACGCGGCGCATGATGGTACGGGCATCTTGATAACCCCGCGCTACCATATTTTTCATCAGCGCTACGTTGGAACGCAGATATTCAGAAACTGTCTCGATACTTAACTTAATTGTGCAGCCTGCACAAGAACGTTCGGCACTGGCGTCGGTAAGTTCAAAAGCTTGCTCAACTTTTAAATTTGGCAAGCCTTCAATTTCCATGATTCGCCCGGAGAAGATGTTTTTCTTGTTCTGCTTCTCTGCTGTTAGCAAACCTTTTTGAATTGCTACGTAGGGAATCGCGTTCACAATATCCCGAAGCGTCACACCGGGTTGCAACTCGCCTTTGAACCGCACTAAGACGGATTCTGGCATATCTAAAGGCATCACGCCCAAAGCAGCTGCAAAAGCAACTAAGCCGGAACCGGCGGGGAAGGAAATTCCCAAGGGGAAACGGGTGTGGGAGTCGCCGCCCGTTCCTACGGTATCGGGTAGCAGCATCCGATTCAGCCAAGAATGGATAATGCCATCGCCGGGTCGTAAGGCCACGCCGCTACGAGAAGCAAAGAAATCGGGCAGTTCGTGATGGGTTTTGATGTCAACGGGCTTCGGGTAAGCGGCGGTGTGGCAGAAACTCTGCATCACCAAATCTGCACTGAAGCCGAGACAGGCGAGTTCTTTTAACTCGTCGCGGGTCATGGGTCCTGTTGTATCCTGAGAACCAACCGTTGTCATCAGCGGTTCGCAGGAAGTGCCGGGACGCACACCATTGAGTCCGCAGGCTTTCCCGACCATTTTCTGCGCTAGAGTAAATCCTTTGCCGGTATCGATGGGTGGGCGAGGACGGATGAAGATTGGGCTGGGTTCTACTAATCCGAGGGCAATTCGGGTTTTATCGGTGAGGGTACGCCCAATCAGGAGGGGAATACGTCCGCCTGCGCGTACTTCGTCGGTGATGGTGTCGGGTTTGAGGCTGAAGGTGGAGATTACTTCGCCAGATTCGTTGGTAATTTCACCTTTATAAGGATAAATGGTGATTACCATGCCGGTTTCCATCTGGGTGACATCGCACTGGATGGGCAATGCACCTGCATCTTCGGCGGTGTTGAAGAAAATCGGCGCGATCGCACTCCCTAATACATATCCCCCAGCCCGTTTATTTGGTACGAAGGGGATATCGTTGCCAATGTGCCACAACACGGAGTTAATCGCAGATTTGCGGGAAGAACCCGTTCCCACGACATCGCCGACATACGCCACGGGATGTCCTTTTTTCTTTAACTCGACAATCGTTTCCAAACTTCCCGGTTGCCGAGATTCCAGCATTGCCAAGGCGTGCAAGGGAATATCTGGGCGGGTTGTGGCATGGGTTGCGGGAGATAAATCGTCGGTGTTCGTCTCTCCGGGCACCTTAAACACGGTGACGGTAATCGCTTCTGGCAAGGTGGGGCGACTTGTAAACCACTCCGCCGCCGCCCAAGCGTCAATGACTTGCTTGGCATAGGAATTCGTCTCGGACAATTCCAAGACATCGTGGAAGGCATCATACACCAGCATGATTTTGCTTAAAGCTGTTGCTGCGGAGGCAGCCAATTGTTCATCGTCAGATTTGAGTAAATCTATCAACGATTGCACGTTGTAGCCGCCTACCATTGTTCCCAGCAGTTCTACTGCGTAGATGGGGGTAACTAGAGGGCTAATGGTTTCGCCTTTGGCGACAGCGGTGAGAAAGCCAGCTTTCACGTAAGCAGCTGGATCGACGCCTGGAGGAATGCGATCGCGCAGCAATTCCAACAATGTCTCTTCTTCACCCGTGGGAGGATTTTTCAGCAATTCACACAATTGAGAAGTCTGTTGGGCATCCAACGGCAGTGGTGGAATTCCGAGTGCCGCCCTTTCAGCGACGTGTTGACGATAAGATTCAAGCATTTTCAAGTCTCCTAATCTCAGCAAAATTTTGGGGGCGGTAGCGCTTTTATCGCATCGCTTTTGTGTTCTCAATCGGGAGGATGCGATTCACACGCTTTTGCCCTCGATAGTTAGAAGTCAACACAAGGTATGGCGCTACTACTTAACTCGCAGATCAACTTTATTAATTATTGTGAAAAAATGGAATAAAATTTGTAGGATTCGCTGCAACTACCCTTACCCGTAACGGTTTATCTGGCAGGATACATTCCCATAAAAAAAGGGCGATCGCTCTCTATCGCCCCCGTAGCTTTATAAACCAGGAATCCGTCGTCTTCAGCTTTGAAGATTTCGTGCTTAGATAAAATTTTACACCTAAAGGGGGAGGAGTGCGCTCCTTCACTCTTTGCGGTTGAGTCAGCAGTTACTGCTGACTCAACCGCAAGCACAGCCAGATATTCCGGAAACTCCTAGAGGCACAACGTCAGTTGCTTCGACTCTGCTTCTAGAAGACGAATTAGATTTTCATCACCTTTGGCTTTAGCAACCTGTATCCGATGTTCCAGGCTGCGGTGGATATTCGCTAAGTGACTTTTAGCCGCGTTATCCAACACTTTTCGACGAGTTGTATCAGTTGGCAATTTCCGATCGCCTAGAGGTGCCATCCCTTCACATGAGATTTGCCTCTCTAGAGCATCCCTAGTCGAGCCGGTTTTGCCGATGAAGTAGGGGACTCCCCGATAGTTCAAGTTAACAATCGCATCGGGAACTGCGATATGTCTGGGATATGCAACGTTGTAAGTCTGTCCCCGATACTTACCCACAATCTCGCTTTCGGTTACTTCCAGCGTGGGTGAAGTTTTTTCGTAGCTGACGCCGCGATAAGAGAGTTTCATAAGTTTCGCCTCCGATTGAGTTTCCTGAGTATTTGTTACTAAGCAAGGCACGCTGCTTCGCGATCGCGCTTTACTTCTATTCCCCAGAGCCACTGACGGCTATGAATACTCAGTCAGTGGTGAACGGTCTAAATTATTTCTGTATCTATTTTTACATTTTTCTCTTTAAAGTGTCAATTTTTAAGAGATTTTAAGAAAATCTTTTGAGCGATCGCCAGGAAGTTGTCCAATTTACTTCTCTGGCGGCTGAGGCTAACTGCTTTACCTGATTCAGTTGCTGGGAGAAGCGACAAGCCGCTGTACAAATCGGGAAACAATTAATGGTTAATCAACGACACTAAAAATATTCGATAATCTTCTATCGGAAGTATTAAACCTCATCTACCTCCTAGGAAGGATAAAGAAGCCTGTTGTAGTGGTACTAAGAAGAATTATGAAACTCAAAAGCTTTTCCGCGTTACAGATTGTAATCAAAAAAACTGCCTTTCTAATCATTGCGGCTTTCGTGCTGGTTGTAGTTTTTGTGAATCGGGCGAATGCAAGCGGGGCTGAGTTCCTGGTAAGTAACGGCAATAATTTCGATGTCAATGAAATTCAATTTAAGCGAGTTGAATATGTCGGGCAATGTCCGGGAACTGTGATGAATCCGGGCACTAGAAAAGCTCAGTTTGTTTCCAAATCAACTCCACCCGCACCGAAGAGGAAAGTGACAATCCGAAACGTGACTCAGGGCATGAAGAGTAATCCTTATCCTTACACGAGCAGAGGTTACAGTGAAGGGCAATATTCTCAAGGCGTTGATTTGAGTTTGGGAAATAGCCATCAAACTCGTACTTTTGCAGTTTTAGAAGGCGAAAATAAGTTTGAGTATGAAATTAAAGAAGGAGAAAGAATAATTGAACAAGGCACTTTTACAGCGGAAGTTTCTGTAAAAGATGTCGGAGTTTTTCCGCGCGATACCATTTGTGAGGAAAAATTAGAATGTCGAGACGATGGAGACTGTTACGACAGAAACGGAAAGAAGAGAGGAAGTCGCCAAAGATGCTATACAACTAATACCTGCAATTGTCCTGGCTGATAAGACTTATGCGGCTGGCAAGTCCCGGAGGAAATAGAAGCGATCGCTCCCATCACCCCCTTTTTTTCGCCCCAAGTATCCCGTTAAAGGCGAGGAAAGCTCAATTAGAATATCGTGCATTTCTTCGCGTTTCAAAGGCTGAGGTGGACTGGAGTAAAGATAAGCGACATGAAGGGCATCAATGGCAACAGTCTCTTCGCCTGTAGTTTCTAGATGCTTTTTCAAAAGCTGGATGAGGTGCGATCGCAACTTGATATCTTGGTTAATTTTATCGATGTAACGATTAACTTTATCGTCAGCCAATCCAAAGGGAGCTTGCTGCAAGCACTGCTTTAGCTCTAACAAATTGATAGAATTTTTGTGTTGTGCTTGCATTTCTACTAATCTTTGTAGCGTTTCGGGTCTAATGACATTCATTTGATTCTCAGTAGCTGTCCTATTGGCATAAAAATTTAATTCTCCCGCCGCTACAATCAATTTGATTGAACGCTCATACTGACTTTTACCGAGATGGTTCATGCCAATTTTAAGGAGTTGAGCAGGCGTTCCATCAGGGACTTTCTCTGTTTTAGTAGCCTTACACTCTCCCACCATTGGATAAGGAGCGTCACAGTAGAAATCCATACCTCCAGCTCCACCCATTGAGTTTGGATCGAGTCCAGAACCACTGAAGCCTAACTTCAAAAATCCTTTACGAACTAATTTTTCAAAAGTATGACCGTCGCTGGAATTCCCGATTTGTGCAATTTTCTCAATCCAAGATTCATCTGAATCAAGTCGCTTTGCAGGCTTACCACTACCCCAACCTAGAAATATTTTGATGTCCCGATCTAGTTCTTCCGCTGCTGGATTATCAGCGGATAGTTGAGCGATCGCATTCTGCAACTCTTCCAATTCTGGATGCAGTGGTGGCTGTCGAAGTTCTAGCTGCTGGCGGCGTTGGGAGAAGACGCGATCGCTCAATACAGGCGAAGATTCAGTAATAGTCAGGAGATTCGGTAATGAAACAAAATTCCCCTTGGTATTTACCGGAACTTCAAGCGGTTGAGGTAGCAGATAGACGCGCAAATATACCAGGAAAATATGACCCCGTTGAGAGAGTATTTCCTGTAATGCTTCAGATGTCCATACTGTTAACCGCGACAAGGCAGCTAAAGACTCAGCATCATTTAGGATTTGGCAGGTTTCGCATTTTGCCCAAGCTTTAATCAAAACTGTTTCAGAATTTAGTTGAGCGAGCGCACTTTGGGCAATTGGCAAGAAATCTGAGCGGTAGTAGTGCTCAGTTGGCAGTAGGTTAATTGAAGCATCGGAAGAATAGAGAGCAAATTGCCGCCTCGGATTAAGGAATATTTGGGACATGGCGGCAATCATTCGCCCTTGAATTAAGGCTTCAACGTCTGGAGCAGGTAGACGCAGTGCAGTGTTCATCAAAGTCAAATTACTCCTTCATGATCGACGCTAATAAGGCATCCAGATGAGAATCATCAGTTGGCTGTGATGCTTTACTTAATATTGTCGAAGCTTCTTCAAATAAAGCATCCTCATCGACTAAACCCTCAGGAGTTTGACCGGATGGATCGCTCAGGATTTCCCGAATCAATGGGTTGTTTACTGTTAACTCTTTTTCAGTAATAAAGTTGAATATTTGACTTTCACTCAAATCAAGGCTTTCATGCTTCTGATAAACAGCCCAAATCGCTATTAGTGGTTTAATCTCCTCCTCCATCAACTTCACCCACTCTCCACCTTGCTGTTCTACAAGTTGCTTTCGATATTGCTCGGCTACTACCGCCTTAGGAGGTATTGTTTTAGAACGGACAAAACACCCGCGAGTTAGATCGTAGGTTTTATATTCAGTAAGAGCTTTCAACCCAGCTTTTATACCTACCCCACCAGATGCCTGAATAACCGCTACTCCAATCTTGACTACATTGCTATCCTCTTCACCAATAATTTTGAAATCAATGCAATTAGTTCTTGGTTTAACTGGAGCTTCAATCTTATCAACTTTGACACGATCTATTGTTTTGCCAATGATTGTATTGAATGCAAAGATAAGAGCTTGAGCAATTTTAGCTTCATCCTCTAGAAAATCTGCAAGACCTTCAAGTTCTTCTTTAAAAGCTAGCTCGACTCGATTATCCTTACCCTTTTTAATTTTTTCGGCGCACCAGGTCAAAAGTTCTCTTGCAGTTAGCCCTTGTTTACCAAGTTTTCTAAGCTCCCCCTCGTCAAATGGATAAACTGGATAAGGTAGAGTAATTCCATGCTCATCACAGAGCTTTTTCAACCGTTGGGAAACTAAAGCAACAACTTCATCAGAATTGAGGTTTCTTAAATCAATAGGCTTGCCAGAGCTAAATTCAGCCATGCGATCTATCACTGCATTTGCATCTGACATATATGCAATCTCAGCTTCCCAGGTAGCAGGATAGATAGTGGTAAGTAACACACCACGCTTTATTTGGTTGTATAAATCTTTAACGAAGCTGGCAACTACCTGCGCCCTTGTAAAACCCTTGTCATCGCATCCTGCTGCACTATCTAACTCGTCAAAACAAAGTAGCGGTGTTTTGTAATCACTGATTATGTCTAGGATATAGCAGAGTGTTTTAGAAGAATCGACAGCAATGGTAGGCAAACCCATTGCTTCAGCTTGTAATTGTGCTAATTCTTCCCCTGCCAACCATTTGATTGCAAAGGGTGCGTGGAGCTGGGAAAGCGTCCACACAATAGCTCGTATGATATAGGGATCAATATCAGGCTTTGCTAGAATAACTTTATTAGTCAGATTATTAACTAGCTTGGGATCTTTTGCCAAAGCTGGGAGAAATTTATTAATCAGATCCTTAGGCGTGTAGCTTTTTTTGGAGACTTCACTGACTAAGGCGGCTGCTAGTTCTTGCCATTGCATTACATTTTGACTGCCTACCTGTTTGAGGCTAGATGCCAAGGTCTGTAGAAACTCAGACTTAATCTGATTTAAATCTTCATACTCAGCCATGTAGACAAAGAAAGCACTGCCTTCAGTCTGAAGACGCTGGCGAATCCGACTAATAATGTGGGTTTTTCCTAGCCCCCTGTCAGCCCTTATAGTAATACCTCTAACTTGACACTGACCTGTGCGAACTTGCCTGATTGCTTCAAAAACAGCATCAGAAGCATGAGCATTTATTGCAGAAACCTCTGGGAAACTTTTCCCCCATACTTGTGATTTCTTGACAACTTGATGTCCGTCAAATACATTGTGGTTTCTAATTAAGTCTTCGATTGAGGATACAGTGCTAGTCATCGTTGTATAAGGGCTAAAGTTCAAGAAAGATAAAAGGACAGCAAAATTACTTAACTAAAGTTAGGAAATTAGACGCTTAGCATAACAGCGTAAATTGCCCAGTTCATTCCTGATCGAGTCTTCGATTTTATCTGGGGCACTATCTTCTACCCCGCCACCCTGAAGTTGCAAAATATCGTTGGCTTGCATCTCCATCATCCACTCGGTGAACTGAGCACGAGTTACCCGATTGCCAATCTCCCGCCGAATTCGGTAAATCGGCACCAGATCGTTCAGATTGTAGTCGCGGTTCATCTGGTCGTAGACATCCGATGCCACTTGCTTGAACTCGTCGTAGGATGCGATCGCTTTCTCGGTTGCCTTACTTGATGTAGCAGTCGCCCCATTTACAGGCGTTCCCGTCTCTCTAAGCCATTTCAACAAAGCATTGCCAGTTTTTGCCCCAATTTGGCTGTCAAACTCGAAATCAGCGTTTTTCAGTCCCTCACCAAGCATCTCAACGCCTTTACCAGACAGGGATATTTTGTTTTTGGAGATAGCGATCGCTCCAGATGTTTGCAACTGTTCAAAAACGCCTTGATAGTCTCCTGCCTTCTCGTTCGTCCGTTTAACTCTTTCGGTTAATTCGCCTTTTTTAACTTCCTCATCAGTTCCTCCCAAATCCCACAAAGCAAGAAGCACGCGAGTTTTAGCGTGAGCTTCCGTACCTCTTAACCCTTTAGCGGTATCTTTTGATTTTTCTTTGGTTGCCATCTCAGTAATTCCAGATAATTGCGATCTACAATTAGTATTCCCACTCAATCTAGCCAAAGTTATAGTTCCCGTCACTCTCAAGCAAATTGCGATGAGATAGGGAAAAAAAGCTAATTAACGGAAACATTAAGTTTGGTTAAAAAAAAGTTAGTATCTGGTGGCTTGTGGATATCGACTCAATTCTTCAACCGTTTCAGCGCTTTGGTGTTCATCTCGGTTTAGAGCGCATTCAAAAATTATTGGCAAATTTGGGCAACCCGCACCACAAAGTACCAGTGATTCATGTCGCTGGAACGAATGGCAAAGGCTCAGTTTGTGCTTACCTTTCCGCAGTGCTGACTGAGGCAGGTTATCGCGTGGGGCGGTATACTTCCCCTCATTTAGTCGATTGGAACGAGCGCATCTGTCTAAACGAACAACCGATATCGCTGGAAACGCTAGAAAAATTGCTGCTACAAGTCCAAGCAGCTATCCAACCAGATGAAGAGTCACCCACGCAGTTTGAAGTCATCACCGCTGCGGCTTGGTTGTATTTTGCTCAAGCTCAGGTAAATGTAGCGGTGGTGGAAGTGGGTTTAGGAGGGCGTCTGGATGCGACGAATGTATGCCCGAACCCCCTCGTCACAATTATTACTTCTCTCAGTCGAGAACACTGGCAGAACCTAGGCCCTACTTTAGCGGATATTGCTAGAGAAAAAGCCGGTATCCTCAAGCCGGGATGTCCTGCTGTGGTGGGACAGCTGCCAGAGGAGGCGAGGGCGGTGGTACAACAGCGGATTCTTGAGTTGGGGTGTCCGGTTGTTTGGGCTGAACCGGCGGTGGAGTTAGGAACCGCGAAGACGCTAAGGACGCAAAGAGAAGAAAGAAGGGTGGAGTATCAGGGGATAAAGTATCCTTTGCCGTTATTGGGAGATTTTCAGCTGAATAATTCGGCGTTAGCGATCGCATCTTTCCAAATTCTTCAACAGCAAGGTTGGGAAATTTCAGAAGCAGCGATCGCTTCTGGTATGGCAAAAACTCAATGGATTGGGCGTCTTCAGTGGACAAGTTGGCGAAATCATCGGTTATTGATCGATGGTGCCCATAATCCAGCCGCCGCGATCGCGTTGCGTCAATATGTCGATACTCTGGAAAAATCGCCGATCCATTGGGTGATGGGGATGCTTTCCACGAAAGATCATGCCGATATTTTTAGTGCATTACTCAGAAAGGGCGATCGCTTGTATCTAGTCCCCGTCCCGGATCATAGTTCCGCCGATCCAGAATATTTAGCTACCTTGGCTCAAAATATCTGCCCAGAATTAGCCGATTGTCGCACCTACCCGGATCTCACGGCTGGATTAGAAGCGGCGATTTCCCCAGAAAGTTTATTGGTTTTGTGCGGTTCACTTTATTTACTGGGTCATTTTCTGGGACAAAACCGCTCTGCTGCATCCAGATAATCCTTGTATTTTCAACGCAGAGGAACGCTAAGGTAAACGCAAAGTAACGCAGAGGAAGAATCCCTGGATTACTCAGCACTCGCCGCCAAGTTTTTGCCTAAAATGTCGTGCTGCACTTGCTCTGGGGTTTGGTTTCCGTTGACAGTCAACAACCGTTGGCAATGTTCGTAGTATTCCAGGATGGGAATCGTGCGTTCTTGAAATAATTCGAGGCGGCGTTGTACGATTTCTGGTCGATCGTCTGGACGCGATCGCTCTAAAGAACGGCTTATCAACACTGATTCCGGCACCTCTAGCCAAATTGCCCAATCTAGGTGTTGTCCCAAATCTTCCAACAAAAAATCTAATTCCTCTGCTTGAAAAGCAGTACGCGGATAGCCATCTAACAGCCAACCACCCTTGATATCCGGCTGTTGGAGACGCTGGCGCATGAATTCGATCATCAGGGCATCGGGCACCAACTCACCCTTTTCTACATAGGTCTGTGCTTGGATACCAAGGGGATTTTGGGATGCGATCGCTTGCCGCAAAATGTCGCCCGTGCAAATTCCAGGAATCCCCAGGTGACTACATAGCAATGCAGTCTGCGTTCCCTTACCTGCCCCAGGCCCTCCTAGAATTATTAGTCTCACGGCACCTTGCTCCTGCTGTGATTGAATCAAGCATCGCCGGAAGCTGAACTTTGATCAGCTTTCAACCAAGCCTATGCTGGCTATTTTGCCATTGATCGGTCGCTCAGCGAGACTGACGAAGCCAAGAACTAATACAAGAACTAATACAGGATAGTCAGCACTTAACGGGCTTGACGGATAGATATATCTAGTGTTTGATTATGAGGCAAAATAAAAAAACACACTACATATCGTTTGCTAACCAAACTTTTCTGGGGCAAGCGATTCGCTCTTCAAGATTCCTCACGATTAAACTTCGCCTTATGGTTGCCCAGCTAGAAACCCCAGCGCTTCATTCAGATCGTCGCCTGCTCCCCACTATTGAAGGACTGGTGCAAGTTTTTACCGGCGCTCACCGCAGCTTTTTTACCGGCGTGATAGCGCAAGCACTGCGAATTGCCGGTCAAGGAACCTCAGTTTTAGTGATTCAGTTCCTCAAAGGCGGAATCAATCAGGGACACGAGCATCCCATGCGCTTAGGGCAAAATCTAGATTGGGTTCGTTGCGACTTACCCCGTTGCATCGATACCCCGCACCTCGATGAGGCGGAAACTCACTCTTTACTCCAGCTTTGGCAGCATACCCAGAAAGTAATATCCGAAGGCAAATATGCCCTTGTCGTTCTGGATGAATTGAGCTTAGCGATTAACTTTGGCTTAATTCCCGAATCCGAGGTACTCGCGCTGCTCGAAAAACGCCCTGCTCATGTAGATATCATTTTGACTGGCCCAGAAATGCCCCAAGCACTTCTGGATGTTGCTGACCAAATTACTGAAATACGTCGCAGTCACCGACCGTAGGGAATGCACTCACTTCACGCTATCCTAGTATTCCGGTTGGGATTACTTGTGAACCTGTGA contains the following coding sequences:
- a CDS encoding DUF4278 domain-containing protein; amino-acid sequence: MKLSYRGVSYEKTSPTLEVTESEIVGKYRGQTYNVAYPRHIAVPDAIVNLNYRGVPYFIGKTGSTRDALERQISCEGMAPLGDRKLPTDTTRRKVLDNAAKSHLANIHRSLEHRIQVAKAKGDENLIRLLEAESKQLTLCL
- the acnB gene encoding bifunctional aconitate hydratase 2/2-methylisocitrate dehydratase, whose protein sequence is MLESYRQHVAERAALGIPPLPLDAQQTSQLCELLKNPPTGEEETLLELLRDRIPPGVDPAAYVKAGFLTAVAKGETISPLVTPIYAVELLGTMVGGYNVQSLIDLLKSDDEQLAASAATALSKIMLVYDAFHDVLELSETNSYAKQVIDAWAAAEWFTSRPTLPEAITVTVFKVPGETNTDDLSPATHATTRPDIPLHALAMLESRQPGSLETIVELKKKGHPVAYVGDVVGTGSSRKSAINSVLWHIGNDIPFVPNKRAGGYVLGSAIAPIFFNTAEDAGALPIQCDVTQMETGMVITIYPYKGEITNESGEVISTFSLKPDTITDEVRAGGRIPLLIGRTLTDKTRIALGLVEPSPIFIRPRPPIDTGKGFTLAQKMVGKACGLNGVRPGTSCEPLMTTVGSQDTTGPMTRDELKELACLGFSADLVMQSFCHTAAYPKPVDIKTHHELPDFFASRSGVALRPGDGIIHSWLNRMLLPDTVGTGGDSHTRFPLGISFPAGSGLVAFAAALGVMPLDMPESVLVRFKGELQPGVTLRDIVNAIPYVAIQKGLLTAEKQNKKNIFSGRIMEIEGLPNLKVEQAFELTDASAERSCAGCTIKLSIETVSEYLRSNVALMKNMVARGYQDARTIMRRVAKMEEWLANPVLMEADSDAEYAEIIEIDLNQIKEPIVAAPNDPDNVKLLSEVQNDPVQEVFVGSCMTNIGHYRATAKVLEGEAAVKTRLWICPPTRMDEHQLKEEGVYSVFDAAGARTEMPGCSLCMGNQARVDDGTTVFSTSTRNFNNRMGKDARVYLGSAELAAVCAMLGRIPTVQEYMEIVGKKIHPFAGDLYRYLNFDQIANFEDEGRVISLEDMPKIEDILGIPSGALR
- a CDS encoding P-loop NTPase family protein, producing MVAQLETPALHSDRRLLPTIEGLVQVFTGAHRSFFTGVIAQALRIAGQGTSVLVIQFLKGGINQGHEHPMRLGQNLDWVRCDLPRCIDTPHLDEAETHSLLQLWQHTQKVISEGKYALVVLDELSLAINFGLIPESEVLALLEKRPAHVDIILTGPEMPQALLDVADQITEIRRSHRP
- a CDS encoding Mur ligase family protein, with amino-acid sequence MDIDSILQPFQRFGVHLGLERIQKLLANLGNPHHKVPVIHVAGTNGKGSVCAYLSAVLTEAGYRVGRYTSPHLVDWNERICLNEQPISLETLEKLLLQVQAAIQPDEESPTQFEVITAAAWLYFAQAQVNVAVVEVGLGGRLDATNVCPNPLVTIITSLSREHWQNLGPTLADIAREKAGILKPGCPAVVGQLPEEARAVVQQRILELGCPVVWAEPAVELGTAKTLRTQREERRVEYQGIKYPLPLLGDFQLNNSALAIASFQILQQQGWEISEAAIASGMAKTQWIGRLQWTSWRNHRLLIDGAHNPAAAIALRQYVDTLEKSPIHWVMGMLSTKDHADIFSALLRKGDRLYLVPVPDHSSADPEYLATLAQNICPELADCRTYPDLTAGLEAAISPESLLVLCGSLYLLGHFLGQNRSAASR
- a CDS encoding adenylate kinase, with the translated sequence MRLIILGGPGAGKGTQTALLCSHLGIPGICTGDILRQAIASQNPLGIQAQTYVEKGELVPDALMIEFMRQRLQQPDIKGGWLLDGYPRTAFQAEELDFLLEDLGQHLDWAIWLEVPESVLISRSLERSRPDDRPEIVQRRLELFQERTIPILEYYEHCQRLLTVNGNQTPEQVQHDILGKNLAASAE
- a CDS encoding DUF1802 family protein → MNTALRLPAPDVEALIQGRMIAAMSQIFLNPRRQFALYSSDASINLLPTEHYYRSDFLPIAQSALAQLNSETVLIKAWAKCETCQILNDAESLAALSRLTVWTSEALQEILSQRGHIFLVYLRVYLLPQPLEVPVNTKGNFVSLPNLLTITESSPVLSDRVFSQRRQQLELRQPPLHPELEELQNAIAQLSADNPAAEELDRDIKIFLGWGSGKPAKRLDSDESWIEKIAQIGNSSDGHTFEKLVRKGFLKLGFSGSGLDPNSMGGAGGMDFYCDAPYPMVGECKATKTEKVPDGTPAQLLKIGMNHLGKSQYERSIKLIVAAGELNFYANRTATENQMNVIRPETLQRLVEMQAQHKNSINLLELKQCLQQAPFGLADDKVNRYIDKINQDIKLRSHLIQLLKKHLETTGEETVAIDALHVAYLYSSPPQPLKREEMHDILIELSSPLTGYLGRKKGGDGSDRFYFLRDLPAA
- a CDS encoding Uma2 family endonuclease, with translation MLLELKRFNIPPGHKVFLEDITWQEFETILEELGEHRASRVAYDNGILEIMTPLSEHETNKLFISNFIEIILEELDIDFYPLGSTTFKNRDMLKGIEPDNCFYIQNEAAVRGKEKLDLSIDPPPDLALEIDITSRTHPSIYEALGVPELWRFENGKLQINILQEQKYTESEFSLIFPNLPLIEVIPQYLSQVKGVGRNKTMRAFRNWIREQIAAS